A single region of the Salarchaeum japonicum genome encodes:
- a CDS encoding SAM hydrolase/SAM-dependent halogenase family protein: MITLTSDFGTPYPAAMKGVILQRTDARLVDVAHDLPRQDVRAAAFWLREVVPHYPPAVHLVVVDPGVGTDRAAVVVRVGEHAFVAPDNGVVRPAARALDGDVEVFEIDDGDAASSTFHGRDVFAPAAADVHEAGVENIEAVPGITPAADCVDLALPDATVEGDVARGEVLVVDDFGNAITNIPGEFVADATSVFVNGERAPVEPSYAHVGVGERLVTVASHENVELAVNQGRGADAFGVQPGDSVEVTR; this comes from the coding sequence TGATTCTCCAGCGCACCGACGCCCGCCTCGTGGACGTCGCGCACGACCTCCCCCGGCAGGACGTGCGCGCGGCCGCGTTCTGGCTCCGCGAGGTCGTTCCGCACTACCCGCCCGCGGTTCACCTCGTCGTCGTGGATCCCGGCGTCGGCACCGACCGCGCCGCCGTCGTCGTGCGCGTCGGCGAGCACGCGTTCGTCGCGCCCGACAACGGCGTCGTCCGCCCCGCCGCCCGCGCGCTCGACGGCGACGTCGAGGTGTTCGAAATCGACGACGGCGACGCGGCGAGTTCGACGTTCCACGGCCGCGACGTGTTCGCGCCCGCCGCCGCCGACGTACACGAAGCCGGCGTGGAGAACATCGAGGCCGTACCGGGTATCACGCCCGCCGCGGACTGCGTCGACCTCGCGCTCCCCGACGCGACCGTGGAGGGCGACGTGGCGCGCGGCGAGGTGCTGGTCGTGGACGACTTCGGGAACGCCATCACGAACATCCCCGGCGAGTTCGTCGCGGACGCCACTAGCGTGTTCGTGAACGGCGAACGCGCGCCCGTCGAACCGTCGTACGCGCACGTCGGGGTCGGCGAGCGACTGGTGACGGTAGCGAGCCACGAGAACGTCGAACTCGCCGTGAATCAGGGCCGGGGCGCGGACGCGTTCGGCGTCCAGCCCGGAGACAGCGTGGAGGTAACGCGTTAA
- a CDS encoding EMC6-like membrane protein, whose product MSTETAPRMDAHRRGVAVTTVACLTGVAAGVLSSALATGATDTTGLGLAIVAMLVNLGVLRVVGVNVNEFGAKDHLYTAFMTFALWFITWGILLTESVSL is encoded by the coding sequence ATGTCGACCGAGACAGCGCCCCGAATGGACGCTCACCGCCGCGGCGTGGCCGTGACCACGGTCGCCTGCCTCACCGGCGTGGCGGCGGGCGTCCTGTCGAGCGCGCTCGCGACCGGTGCGACGGACACCACCGGCCTCGGGCTCGCCATCGTCGCGATGCTCGTCAACCTCGGGGTGCTCCGCGTGGTCGGCGTGAACGTCAACGAATTCGGCGCGAAAGACCACCTCTACACCGCGTTCATGACGTTCGCGCTCTGGTTCATCACGTGGGGCATCCTCCTCACTGAATCGGTGAGCCTGTAG
- a CDS encoding ArsR family transcriptional regulator, with product MFRFVTMDAAEDVLEDLPPSAKLVYKVLEYDGPKTQKGIVEESMLSARTVRYALERLENRDVVDEDIYFADARQSLYSLTTIPDDAETEAETAT from the coding sequence ATGTTTCGATTCGTAACGATGGATGCAGCAGAGGACGTCCTCGAAGACCTCCCGCCGAGCGCGAAACTCGTCTACAAGGTTCTCGAATACGACGGCCCGAAAACCCAGAAGGGAATCGTGGAGGAGTCGATGCTGTCCGCGCGCACCGTTCGGTACGCGCTCGAACGCCTCGAAAACCGCGACGTCGTCGACGAAGACATCTACTTCGCCGACGCTCGCCAGAGCCTCTACTCCCTCACCACGATCCCCGACGACGCCGAAACCGAAGCCGAAACCGCGACTTAA